A genomic stretch from Frigoribacterium sp. PvP032 includes:
- a CDS encoding bifunctional 2-methylcitrate synthase/citrate synthase gives MSDTLTAPPAPELHKGLAGVVVDRTAVSSVDAASNSLLYRGYPVQQLAASCEIEDVAYLLLHGELPTPEQRSAFDAELRAARPLAPGLQHVIDLIPTSAHPMDVVRTAISALGAAGPEPSSAPGEHDPADTRRLATRLFGALPAVIAYDQRRRRDLPPVQPRDDLGYSADFLRQVFGREADELDVRAFDTSMVLYAEHSFNASTFTARVVASTLSDLHSSIVAAVGALKGPLHGGANEAALELLVRVADEGGADGAAAWLDGAFSRREKIMGFGHRVYKNGDSRVPTMEEALAGLVDRARASGDARVDQLAAVYDALAAGVLERKGLKPNVDWPSGFAYHLMGFDTAVFTPLFVASRVLGWSAHVIEQREANSMIRPLSHYDGPALRDVPGADARA, from the coding sequence ATGAGCGACACCCTCACCGCACCTCCCGCACCCGAGCTGCACAAGGGCCTGGCCGGCGTCGTCGTCGACCGCACCGCGGTCTCGTCGGTCGACGCGGCCAGCAACTCCCTGCTCTACCGCGGGTACCCGGTGCAGCAGCTCGCCGCCTCGTGCGAGATCGAGGACGTCGCGTACCTCCTGCTGCACGGCGAGCTGCCGACGCCCGAGCAGCGGTCCGCGTTCGACGCCGAGCTGCGGGCGGCGCGCCCCCTCGCGCCGGGGCTGCAGCACGTCATCGACCTGATCCCCACGTCGGCGCACCCTATGGACGTCGTCCGCACCGCGATCAGCGCCCTCGGCGCCGCCGGGCCCGAGCCGAGCAGCGCCCCCGGCGAGCACGACCCCGCCGACACCCGTCGCCTCGCCACGCGGCTGTTCGGTGCCCTGCCCGCCGTGATCGCGTACGACCAGCGGAGGAGGCGCGACCTGCCTCCCGTACAGCCTCGCGACGACCTCGGCTACAGCGCCGACTTCCTCCGGCAGGTGTTCGGGCGCGAGGCCGACGAGCTCGACGTCCGGGCGTTCGACACGTCGATGGTGCTCTACGCCGAGCACTCGTTCAACGCGTCGACGTTCACGGCTCGTGTCGTCGCGTCGACGCTGAGCGACCTGCACTCGTCGATCGTCGCCGCGGTCGGCGCCCTCAAGGGCCCGCTGCACGGCGGGGCCAACGAGGCGGCGCTCGAGCTGCTCGTCCGCGTCGCCGACGAGGGCGGGGCCGACGGGGCCGCCGCCTGGCTCGACGGCGCCTTCTCGCGTCGGGAGAAGATCATGGGCTTCGGGCACCGCGTCTACAAGAACGGCGACAGCCGGGTGCCGACCATGGAGGAGGCGCTGGCCGGCCTCGTCGACCGGGCCCGCGCCTCCGGCGACGCCCGGGTCGACCAGCTCGCCGCCGTCTACGACGCGCTGGCCGCGGGGGTGCTCGAGCGCAAGGGACTGAAGCCGAACGTCGACTGGCCGTCGGGCTTCGCCTACCACCTGATGGGATTCGACACGGCGGTGTTCACGCCGCTGTTCGTCGCGTCGCGGGTGCTCGGCTGGAGCGCCCACGTGATCGAGCAGCGCGAGGCCAACTCGATGATCCGGCCGCTGTCGCACTACGACGGCCCCGCGCTGCGCGACGTGCCGGGCGCCGACGCACGCGCCTAG
- a CDS encoding long-chain fatty acid--CoA ligase, translated as MTSKTTVTNAPTASPTGHATASVAAILSEAAARYPDDVAVVVGPQRTTYRELWQQSLAYAGALRARGVGEGDRVAMLVPNVADFARVYYATLALGAVVVPVHALLKRHEIEYVLRDSGSSLLVCAAPLLPEGAAGAQLAGVDVVTVLAPPATDAGTAVVPTAPERLEALAAEAEPLTTYVPRHPFDTATILYTSGTTGQPKGAEGSHFALLQQVDTNLMSTFDMRRGDVLLGALPLFHTFGQTCTMNTGFRAGATIVMLPKFDGDAALAAMVEHGCEVFMGVPTMYMALLDAATRSEARPPLRYAISGGASLPLAVLAKFEQVYGAPVHEGYGLTETSPVATFNHVGRPPRPGTIGTPIWGVDVEIADSSVEDSIVLLPHGEIGEIVVRGHNLMNGYLDRPEDTAKAIVDGWFRTGDLGTKDDDDYLTVVDRTKDMIIRNGYNVYPRQVEEVLAQHPDVTMAAVFGVPHETHGQEIEAAVVLRAGATVAPEELVAFVSDEIAAYKFPRVVHVVDALPLGPSGKVLKRDLVARFGVQEAAVAPS; from the coding sequence ATGACCTCGAAGACAACAGTCACGAACGCACCCACGGCCAGCCCCACCGGCCACGCGACGGCCTCGGTCGCCGCGATCCTGAGCGAGGCGGCCGCCCGGTACCCGGACGACGTCGCCGTCGTCGTCGGCCCGCAGCGCACCACCTACCGAGAGCTCTGGCAGCAGTCGCTCGCCTACGCCGGGGCCCTCCGCGCCCGCGGCGTCGGCGAGGGCGACCGCGTCGCGATGCTCGTCCCGAACGTCGCCGACTTCGCCCGCGTCTATTACGCGACCCTCGCGCTCGGGGCCGTGGTCGTGCCCGTGCACGCGCTGCTCAAGCGCCACGAGATCGAGTACGTGCTGCGCGACAGCGGGTCGTCGCTGCTCGTCTGCGCGGCGCCGTTGCTGCCCGAGGGAGCGGCCGGGGCGCAGCTGGCGGGAGTCGACGTCGTGACGGTGCTCGCGCCTCCTGCGACGGATGCGGGCACCGCCGTCGTGCCCACGGCGCCCGAACGGCTCGAGGCGCTCGCGGCCGAGGCCGAGCCTCTGACAACCTACGTGCCGCGGCACCCGTTCGACACCGCGACGATCCTCTACACGAGCGGCACCACCGGTCAGCCGAAGGGCGCCGAGGGCTCGCACTTCGCGCTGCTGCAGCAAGTCGACACGAACCTGATGAGCACCTTCGACATGCGCCGCGGCGACGTGCTGCTCGGCGCCCTGCCCCTGTTCCACACCTTCGGGCAGACCTGCACCATGAACACCGGGTTCCGGGCCGGCGCGACGATCGTCATGCTGCCGAAGTTCGACGGCGACGCGGCGCTCGCGGCCATGGTCGAGCACGGCTGCGAGGTCTTCATGGGCGTGCCGACGATGTACATGGCGCTGCTCGACGCCGCGACGCGGTCGGAGGCACGGCCGCCGCTCCGGTACGCGATCTCGGGCGGCGCCTCCTTGCCGCTCGCCGTGCTGGCGAAGTTCGAGCAGGTCTACGGCGCCCCGGTGCACGAGGGCTACGGGCTCACCGAGACGTCGCCGGTCGCGACCTTCAACCACGTCGGCAGGCCCCCGCGGCCAGGCACGATCGGCACCCCGATCTGGGGCGTCGACGTCGAGATCGCCGACTCCTCGGTCGAGGACAGCATCGTGCTGCTGCCGCACGGCGAGATCGGCGAGATCGTCGTCCGCGGCCACAACCTCATGAACGGCTACCTCGACCGCCCAGAGGACACGGCGAAGGCGATCGTCGACGGCTGGTTCCGCACCGGCGACCTCGGCACGAAGGACGACGACGACTACCTCACCGTCGTCGACCGGACCAAGGACATGATCATCCGCAACGGCTACAACGTGTACCCGCGCCAGGTCGAGGAGGTGCTCGCCCAGCACCCCGACGTGACCATGGCCGCCGTGTTCGGCGTGCCGCACGAGACGCACGGCCAGGAGATCGAGGCGGCGGTCGTGCTGCGTGCCGGCGCGACGGTCGCCCCCGAGGAGCTGGTCGCCTTCGTCTCGGACGAGATCGCCGCGTACAAGTTCCCCCGCGTGGTGCACGTCGTCGACGCGCTGCCCCTCGGCCCCAGCGGCAAGGTGCTGAAGCGCGACCTGGTCGCGAGGTTCGGCGTGCAGGAGGCGGCGGTCGCGCCGTCCTGA
- a CDS encoding DMT family transporter, with product MIGIVLAALLWGTTGTAASLLPASVSPLATGAATMCVGGLLLALTAPRQAAAVLRGGGASWRWIVPGALAVVAYPLAFYSSMSLAGVAVGNVVSLGTAPLFAALLERLLDPAGRRRRLDRRWAASAGAAVVGVALLAAFGHDEQPRDVDPGFVAGPGQAAAAGLQPTSTFLVGVALGLLAGLAYATYTYTAGRLLDLGHTARGSMAAQFGVGAVVLVPVLLLTGAPIVETSTSVGVHLYLALGPMFVAYLLFGAGLRTVSSSRATTVTLLEPVVATLLAVLVVGERLAPPGWLGLGLVLAGVVAVVTARQPRPPQPPPPGPEGPRRAVGSDA from the coding sequence GTGATCGGCATCGTGCTCGCGGCACTGCTCTGGGGCACCACCGGCACGGCGGCGAGCCTGCTGCCGGCGTCGGTCAGCCCGCTCGCGACGGGCGCGGCGACGATGTGCGTCGGCGGACTGCTGCTCGCGCTGACCGCGCCGAGGCAGGCCGCGGCGGTGCTCCGAGGAGGCGGCGCCTCCTGGCGCTGGATCGTCCCTGGAGCGCTCGCGGTCGTCGCGTACCCGCTCGCGTTCTACTCGTCGATGTCCCTGGCCGGGGTCGCCGTCGGCAACGTCGTCTCGCTCGGGACCGCTCCGCTCTTCGCCGCGCTGCTCGAGCGGCTGCTCGACCCGGCCGGCCGCCGGCGACGCCTCGACCGACGCTGGGCGGCCTCGGCCGGCGCTGCCGTCGTCGGAGTCGCACTGCTCGCGGCGTTCGGGCACGACGAACAGCCCCGCGACGTCGACCCCGGCTTCGTCGCAGGGCCCGGGCAGGCTGCGGCCGCCGGCCTGCAGCCGACGTCGACGTTCCTGGTCGGGGTCGCCCTCGGCCTGCTCGCCGGCCTGGCGTACGCGACGTACACGTACACGGCAGGCCGCCTCCTCGACCTCGGGCACACGGCGCGCGGCTCGATGGCGGCGCAGTTCGGCGTCGGGGCCGTCGTGCTCGTGCCGGTGCTGCTGCTGACGGGCGCCCCGATCGTCGAGACGAGCACCTCCGTCGGGGTGCACCTCTACCTCGCGCTCGGGCCGATGTTCGTCGCGTACCTGCTGTTCGGGGCGGGGCTCCGCACCGTGTCGAGCTCGCGCGCGACGACCGTGACGCTGCTCGAGCCGGTGGTGGCGACCCTGCTCGCCGTGCTCGTCGTGGGGGAGCGGCTCGCCCCGCCCGGCTGGCTCGGCCTCGGGCTCGTGCTCGCCGGGGTCGTGGCCGTCGTCACGGCGCGGCAGCCGCGCCCACCGCAGCCGCCCCCGCCGGGGCCCGAGGGGCCTCGACGGGCGGTCGGCTCCGACGCCTAG
- a CDS encoding MmgE/PrpD family protein has translation MLNEVHVHRSDDPLARHDELAHRLASVAVDPVAVDDDVAEMVVNRVIDNAAVAVASLGRAPVAAARAQAAARLQHRTRHAGAGSGVSGHGDSPADTADRPDSTLHAAGPTGIASSDARSPRAGATVFGLDPELRVQPEWAAWANGVAVRELDYHDTFLAAEYSHPGDNIPPVLAVAQHVGADGEQLVRGIAAGYELQIDLARAISLHAHKIDHVAHLGPSAAGGIAALLGLDVERTAQAIAQALHTTTATRQSRKGLISTWKAYAPAFAGKQAIEAIDRALRGQTSPSPIWEGEDGVIARLLDGPEARYSVPLPGPGEAKRAILDSYTKEHSAEYQAQAWIDLARRLGRERPELRDPAAVHSVVLHTSHHTHVVIGSGAGDPQKYDPTASRETLDHSIPYIVAVALQDGEWHHERSYAPERAQRPDTVELWRRITTAEDAEWTRRYHSADPAEKAFGGRIEVEFTDGSRLVDEIAVADAHPLGARPFVREDYVRKFRTLAEGVLAQEEVERFLGLATRLRTLEAHELAGLTLTPLPGTLDQVDAASPDGLF, from the coding sequence ATGCTCAACGAGGTGCACGTCCACCGTTCCGACGACCCGCTCGCGCGGCACGACGAGCTGGCCCATCGGCTGGCCTCCGTCGCGGTCGACCCCGTCGCGGTCGACGACGACGTGGCCGAGATGGTGGTCAACCGCGTCATCGACAACGCGGCCGTCGCCGTCGCGAGCCTCGGCCGGGCGCCCGTCGCCGCGGCCAGGGCACAGGCGGCCGCACGGCTGCAGCACCGCACCCGGCACGCCGGAGCCGGCTCCGGCGTGAGCGGACACGGCGACAGCCCCGCCGACACCGCCGACCGCCCCGACAGCACCCTGCACGCCGCGGGCCCGACCGGCATCGCCAGCTCGGACGCCCGCAGCCCCCGGGCCGGCGCGACCGTCTTCGGCCTCGACCCCGAGCTCCGCGTGCAGCCGGAGTGGGCCGCCTGGGCCAACGGCGTCGCGGTGCGCGAGCTCGACTACCACGACACCTTCCTCGCCGCCGAGTACTCGCACCCCGGCGACAACATCCCTCCCGTGCTCGCCGTCGCGCAGCACGTCGGCGCGGACGGCGAGCAGCTGGTCCGCGGCATCGCGGCCGGCTACGAGCTGCAGATCGACCTCGCCCGCGCGATCAGCCTGCACGCCCACAAGATCGACCACGTCGCGCACCTCGGCCCGAGCGCGGCCGGCGGCATCGCGGCGCTGCTCGGCCTCGACGTCGAGCGGACCGCCCAGGCCATCGCGCAGGCGCTGCACACGACCACGGCCACGAGGCAGTCGCGCAAGGGCCTCATCTCGACCTGGAAGGCCTACGCGCCCGCCTTCGCCGGCAAGCAGGCGATCGAGGCGATCGACCGGGCGCTGCGCGGCCAGACCAGCCCGAGCCCGATCTGGGAGGGGGAGGACGGCGTGATCGCCCGCCTGCTCGACGGACCCGAGGCGCGCTACTCCGTGCCGCTGCCGGGGCCGGGCGAGGCCAAGCGCGCGATCCTCGACAGCTACACGAAGGAGCACTCGGCCGAGTACCAGGCGCAGGCCTGGATCGACCTCGCCCGCCGCCTCGGTCGCGAGCGTCCCGAGCTGCGCGACCCGGCCGCGGTGCACAGCGTCGTCCTGCACACGAGCCACCACACGCACGTCGTGATCGGCTCGGGCGCCGGCGACCCGCAGAAGTACGACCCGACCGCCAGCCGCGAGACGCTCGACCACTCGATCCCCTACATCGTCGCCGTCGCCCTGCAGGACGGCGAGTGGCACCACGAGCGCAGCTACGCGCCCGAGCGCGCGCAGCGTCCCGACACCGTCGAGCTCTGGAGGCGGATCACGACCGCCGAGGACGCCGAGTGGACCCGGCGGTACCACTCCGCCGACCCGGCCGAGAAGGCGTTCGGCGGTCGCATCGAGGTGGAGTTCACCGACGGGTCGCGGCTCGTCGACGAGATCGCCGTGGCCGACGCGCACCCGCTCGGCGCCCGGCCGTTCGTCCGCGAGGACTACGTGCGCAAGTTCCGCACGCTGGCAGAGGGGGTGCTGGCGCAGGAGGAGGTGGAGCGGTTCCTGGGGCTGGCGACGCGCCTCCGGACGCTCGAGGCACACGAGCTCGCCGGGCTGACGCTCACGCCCCTGCCCGGCACGCTCGACCAGGTCGACGCGGCCTCGCCCGACGGGCTGTTCTGA
- a CDS encoding carbohydrate ABC transporter permease: protein MTTPQSLADAPAAGAPRSTVRGADRVAGVRAPRRRPRRRGGFVALRTVVAVVASVVVAFPLVWMLVVAFSPRGEVFGRGLRLLPSALTLENFEGVLERYPVGAWFGNSIVIGVFVTVLTVVVSLLAGYAFAQLRFVGRTAVFLVFLATLMIPVQAIMVAQFRLVNGLEIYGTYWAVILPSAATAFGVFLARQFMLGIPQELMEAARLDGAGPIRVFTLIVLPLSGPLVAVLVLLTLLGSWNDFAWPLIALKDPDLYTLPVGLLYLKGQTNPDYNGIMALAVISVLPMVALFLAFQRFFVQGFVRSGVR, encoded by the coding sequence GTGACCACGCCCCAGTCCCTCGCCGACGCCCCCGCGGCCGGCGCACCCCGCAGCACCGTCCGCGGCGCCGACCGGGTGGCCGGCGTCCGTGCCCCGCGCAGGCGACCACGTCGCCGCGGCGGCTTCGTCGCCCTCCGCACCGTCGTCGCCGTCGTGGCGTCCGTCGTCGTCGCGTTCCCGCTGGTGTGGATGCTCGTCGTGGCCTTCTCGCCGCGGGGCGAGGTCTTCGGACGCGGCCTGCGCCTCCTGCCCAGTGCCCTGACCCTCGAGAACTTCGAGGGCGTGCTCGAGCGGTACCCCGTGGGCGCGTGGTTCGGCAACTCGATCGTCATCGGGGTCTTCGTCACCGTGCTGACGGTCGTCGTGAGCCTGCTCGCCGGGTACGCCTTCGCGCAGCTCCGCTTCGTCGGCCGCACGGCGGTGTTCCTCGTGTTCCTCGCGACCCTGATGATCCCGGTGCAGGCGATCATGGTGGCCCAGTTCCGGCTGGTGAACGGGCTCGAGATCTACGGCACCTACTGGGCGGTGATCCTCCCGTCGGCAGCCACGGCGTTCGGGGTGTTCCTCGCGCGCCAGTTCATGCTCGGCATCCCGCAGGAGCTGATGGAGGCCGCCCGCCTCGACGGTGCCGGCCCCATCAGGGTGTTCACCCTCATCGTCCTGCCGCTGAGCGGTCCGCTGGTCGCCGTGCTCGTGCTGCTCACCCTCCTGGGCAGCTGGAACGACTTCGCCTGGCCGCTGATCGCCCTCAAGGACCCTGACCTCTACACGCTGCCCGTCGGGCTCCTCTACCTGAAGGGCCAGACCAACCCCGACTACAACGGCATCATGGCGCTCGCCGTCATCTCGGTGCTGCCGATGGTCGCGTTGTTCCTGGCGTTCCAGCGGTTCTTCGTGCAGGGCTTCGTCCGCAGCGGGGTGCGGTAG
- a CDS encoding carbohydrate ABC transporter permease, with translation MTALSGARRPGRRAARLRENLVGWAFIGPNLVLLSVFLLVPILWAVQLSFQETRGFGDPEWVGGANYARMVADPVFWQTLGNTVLFTVVTVPVEMALGLGLAVLLDGVLPARRTWRTMLVLPMVISGVASAMIAVILFTEANGLVNKVLRALGLGAVPWQSDGAFAMVSVIVTMIWLRVGLNMIIYLAGLQSVSPELHEAAELDGAGAWQRFRSITVPLVGPSTFFLLVLNVIASFQVFDLVFVLTGGGPGYSTSVLGTYAYRNGFQIREQGYGAALGVVILVVTLAFTVVQWRTNRTRDLTE, from the coding sequence ATGACCGCGCTGTCGGGTGCGCGCCGTCCCGGACGACGCGCCGCCCGCCTCCGGGAGAACCTGGTCGGCTGGGCCTTCATCGGGCCGAACCTGGTGCTGTTGTCGGTGTTCCTCCTCGTGCCCATCCTCTGGGCCGTGCAGCTGTCGTTCCAGGAGACCCGCGGCTTCGGCGACCCCGAGTGGGTGGGCGGCGCCAACTACGCCCGCATGGTCGCCGACCCCGTCTTCTGGCAGACGCTCGGCAACACGGTGCTCTTCACCGTGGTCACCGTGCCGGTCGAGATGGCGCTGGGACTGGGGCTCGCAGTCCTGCTCGACGGCGTCCTGCCCGCGCGACGTACCTGGCGCACCATGCTCGTGCTCCCGATGGTCATCTCGGGCGTCGCCAGCGCGATGATCGCCGTCATCCTGTTCACCGAGGCGAACGGCCTCGTCAACAAGGTGCTGCGCGCCCTCGGGCTCGGGGCGGTGCCGTGGCAGTCTGACGGCGCGTTCGCGATGGTCTCGGTCATCGTCACGATGATCTGGCTGCGCGTCGGCCTCAACATGATCATCTACCTGGCGGGCCTCCAGTCCGTCTCGCCCGAGCTCCACGAGGCCGCCGAGCTCGACGGCGCCGGTGCCTGGCAGCGCTTCCGCTCCATCACCGTGCCGCTCGTCGGGCCGTCGACGTTCTTCCTTCTGGTGCTCAACGTGATCGCGTCGTTCCAGGTCTTCGACCTCGTCTTCGTGCTCACGGGCGGCGGCCCCGGCTACTCCACGTCGGTGCTCGGCACCTACGCCTACCGCAACGGCTTCCAGATCCGCGAGCAGGGCTACGGCGCCGCGCTCGGCGTCGTGATCCTCGTCGTCACGCTGGCGTTCACCGTCGTGCAGTGGCGCACCAACCGCACCCGCGACCTCACCGAATGA
- a CDS encoding phosphotransferase enzyme family protein has product MSAVHPTLPSQPSPLPSSLPPASAPPSLDAWGLDVVDELLIVGGLDPDAAVWQVRDRSGGEWAVKATRRDCRFGLALAAALGPDSGVVAPLPTRAGDHWAERDGLLVSVSPWILGDDAAEEGRGLDLDQWTELGAVVRRVHDQPPPSAVAPLRAGVKRTGRRARVRLRDLDARFVGASQAPGVDPELAELWHAHRDRLRRLETTALHLKEARSTTTRVSCHGDPHLGNVVVDPAGRPWLIDLDEATVAPREVDLVLVELGVLPGLPVEPEHRAAFRAGYGDDVRLDDDRITRFGCVRALEDVTAVFSALEGAHSPQHDGDPVGVRAGLDDLLGPRGLVSLVEERLARPTPAPITTARISTAPTPGERT; this is encoded by the coding sequence GTGTCAGCCGTTCACCCGACGCTCCCGTCACAGCCGTCGCCCCTGCCGTCGTCCCTGCCGCCTGCCTCGGCGCCGCCCTCCCTCGACGCGTGGGGGCTCGACGTCGTCGACGAGCTGCTGATCGTGGGCGGGCTCGACCCCGACGCGGCCGTCTGGCAGGTCCGCGACCGCTCGGGCGGCGAATGGGCCGTGAAGGCGACCCGGCGCGACTGCCGGTTCGGCCTCGCGCTCGCCGCCGCCCTCGGTCCCGACTCCGGCGTCGTCGCCCCCTTGCCCACACGGGCAGGCGACCACTGGGCCGAGCGCGACGGCCTGCTCGTCTCGGTCTCGCCCTGGATACTCGGCGACGACGCCGCAGAAGAGGGCCGCGGTCTCGACCTCGACCAGTGGACCGAGCTGGGGGCCGTCGTGCGCCGGGTGCACGACCAGCCGCCTCCCTCGGCCGTCGCCCCGCTGCGCGCCGGCGTCAAGCGGACGGGCCGACGGGCCCGCGTGCGCCTCCGCGACCTCGACGCCCGCTTCGTCGGCGCGAGCCAGGCGCCAGGGGTCGACCCCGAGCTGGCCGAGCTGTGGCACGCCCACCGCGACCGGCTGCGTCGCCTGGAGACCACCGCCCTGCACCTGAAGGAGGCGCGGAGCACGACCACCCGCGTGTCCTGCCACGGCGACCCCCACCTCGGCAACGTCGTGGTCGACCCTGCCGGCCGCCCCTGGCTCATCGACCTCGACGAGGCCACGGTCGCGCCGCGTGAGGTCGACCTCGTGCTCGTCGAGCTCGGCGTGCTCCCCGGCCTGCCGGTCGAGCCGGAGCACCGTGCCGCCTTCCGGGCGGGGTACGGCGACGACGTGCGGCTCGACGACGACCGCATCACGCGCTTCGGCTGCGTCCGCGCACTCGAGGACGTCACGGCGGTCTTCTCGGCCCTGGAGGGAGCACACTCTCCGCAGCACGACGGCGACCCCGTCGGGGTACGAGCCGGTCTCGACGACCTGCTCGGGCCCCGCGGACTCGTGTCGCTGGTCGAGGAACGGCTGGCCCGCCCCACGCCGGCACCGATCACCACAGCACGGATCAGCACCGCACCGACGCCAGGAGAACGCACATGA
- the prpB gene encoding methylisocitrate lyase: protein MLYSTTTPAEKRRRLREALVGDRLVRLPGAFNPLSARLIERKGFEGVYVSGAVVAADLGLPDIGLTTLTEVATRAGQIARMTDLPTLVDADTGFGEPMNVARTVQTMEDAGLAGLHVEDQVNPKRCGHLDGKQVVGLDTAVKRVRAAVEGRRDPDFLVMARTDVRAVEGLDVAVDRAKALVDAGADAIFPEALTGLAEFEAVAEAVGVPVLANMTEFGKGELHTTEQLLGAGVRMVIWPVTLLRLAMGEAGRGLDELAATGTQARLLDRMQHRADLYDLVDYEGYSAFDGGVFDFTVER, encoded by the coding sequence ATGCTGTACTCGACGACGACCCCGGCCGAGAAGCGCCGACGGCTCCGCGAGGCGCTCGTGGGCGACCGGCTCGTGCGCCTGCCCGGCGCCTTCAACCCGCTGAGCGCTCGGCTGATCGAGCGGAAGGGGTTCGAGGGCGTCTACGTCTCGGGCGCTGTCGTCGCGGCCGACCTCGGGCTGCCCGACATCGGGCTCACGACGCTGACCGAGGTCGCGACCCGGGCCGGCCAGATCGCCCGGATGACCGACCTGCCGACGCTCGTCGATGCCGACACGGGCTTCGGCGAGCCGATGAACGTCGCCCGTACGGTGCAGACGATGGAGGACGCGGGGCTCGCCGGCCTGCACGTCGAGGACCAGGTCAACCCGAAGCGCTGCGGGCACCTCGACGGCAAGCAGGTCGTCGGCCTCGACACGGCCGTGAAGCGCGTCCGCGCCGCTGTCGAGGGCCGCCGCGACCCCGACTTCCTCGTGATGGCCCGCACCGACGTCCGCGCGGTCGAGGGTCTCGACGTGGCCGTCGACCGGGCGAAGGCGCTCGTCGACGCGGGTGCCGACGCGATCTTCCCGGAGGCGCTGACCGGCCTGGCCGAGTTCGAGGCCGTCGCCGAGGCGGTCGGCGTGCCGGTCCTCGCCAACATGACCGAGTTCGGCAAGGGCGAGCTGCACACGACCGAGCAGCTGCTCGGCGCCGGGGTGCGGATGGTCATCTGGCCGGTGACGCTGCTGCGGCTCGCCATGGGCGAGGCCGGACGGGGCCTCGACGAGCTCGCCGCGACCGGGACCCAGGCGCGCCTCCTCGACAGGATGCAGCACCGCGCCGATCTCTACGACCTCGTCGACTACGAGGGCTACTCTGCCTTCGACGGCGGCGTGTTCGACTTCACGGTCGAGCGCTGA
- a CDS encoding sugar ABC transporter substrate-binding protein, translating into MTTRRTTRRTTAAAAATLALAAGLSGCSGFTGGGDDDADGALTFTTWASESEQDSFEKLVAQFESEHDGATVDLNVVPYDQMFSNIDAQLSTGDAPDVFRVDYGNLGVYSSQGQLLDLTGQIDDEDQFQPAMLEAVSYDGAPYGVPHQTDVSALLVNTELLAAAGVTDLPTSQADAWTWDEFGEVATKLRATLPADQYPFGVNWQQGGTPRWLSWLFQAGGALLADDGTTSEIDSPEAAEALGFTQSFFEQGWVAPSSSVKSTSYADTEFSEQTTAMAFVGSFLVPELADTDFDWTAVPMPVDERGATDLGGNALVATADTDQGELATEFLNFMASADAMTEFCAATNELPTRTDIDASSIDFAVRPDVMPVFVDQATTIEPSDVKQLTSPYLAEITVAMQDQLEAAFTQGQSVDDTLSAIDEAVGQATD; encoded by the coding sequence ATGACGACCCGACGCACCACCCGACGCACGACCGCCGCCGCCGCGGCCACCCTCGCCCTCGCCGCCGGCCTCTCGGGCTGCAGCGGCTTCACGGGCGGCGGCGACGACGACGCCGACGGCGCACTGACCTTCACGACCTGGGCCAGCGAGTCCGAGCAGGACAGCTTCGAGAAGCTCGTCGCCCAGTTCGAGAGCGAGCACGACGGCGCCACCGTCGACCTCAACGTCGTGCCCTACGACCAGATGTTCTCCAACATCGACGCGCAGCTCTCGACGGGCGACGCCCCCGACGTCTTCCGGGTCGACTACGGCAACCTCGGCGTCTACTCGAGCCAGGGCCAGCTGCTCGACCTCACGGGCCAGATCGACGACGAGGACCAGTTCCAGCCGGCGATGCTCGAGGCCGTCTCGTACGACGGAGCGCCCTACGGGGTCCCGCACCAGACCGACGTCTCGGCGCTGCTCGTGAACACCGAGCTGCTCGCCGCGGCCGGCGTCACCGACCTGCCGACGAGCCAGGCGGACGCCTGGACGTGGGACGAGTTCGGCGAGGTCGCGACGAAGCTCCGTGCGACCCTCCCCGCCGACCAGTACCCGTTCGGGGTGAACTGGCAGCAGGGCGGCACGCCCCGCTGGCTCAGCTGGCTGTTCCAGGCCGGCGGCGCCCTGCTCGCCGACGACGGGACGACGAGCGAGATCGACTCTCCCGAGGCGGCAGAGGCGCTCGGCTTCACCCAGTCGTTCTTCGAGCAGGGGTGGGTGGCGCCGAGCAGCAGCGTGAAGTCGACGTCGTACGCCGACACGGAGTTCAGCGAGCAGACGACGGCCATGGCGTTCGTCGGGTCGTTCCTCGTGCCCGAGCTCGCGGACACCGACTTCGACTGGACGGCCGTGCCGATGCCGGTCGACGAGCGCGGGGCCACGGACCTCGGCGGCAACGCCCTCGTCGCGACGGCCGACACCGACCAGGGCGAGCTCGCGACCGAGTTCCTGAACTTCATGGCCTCCGCCGACGCGATGACCGAGTTCTGCGCCGCGACCAACGAGCTGCCGACCCGGACCGACATCGACGCCTCGTCCATCGACTTCGCCGTGCGTCCCGACGTGATGCCGGTCTTCGTCGACCAGGCCACGACGATCGAGCCGAGCGACGTCAAGCAGCTGACCTCGCCGTACCTGGCCGAGATCACCGTCGCGATGCAGGACCAGCTCGAGGCGGCGTTCACGCAGGGGCAGTCGGTCGACGACACCCTGAGCGCCATCGACGAGGCCGTCGGCCAGGCCACCGACTGA